A genomic window from Streptomyces broussonetiae includes:
- a CDS encoding phage baseplate assembly protein V: MAAEPTRYLGKYRGTVVSNADPMGVGRLQVQVPDVLGDVTSTWAMPCFPLAGPGMGQFHLPPVDAGVWVEFEQGDPSYPIWTGCWYGSMSEVPEDAVTATNNPNVVLQTPGQRQIVLSDEPGGKGITLKHPSGASIVIDDTGVHISNGQGAVISLVGPTVTINNDALSVT; encoded by the coding sequence ATGGCTGCTGAACCCACCCGCTACCTCGGCAAATACCGGGGCACCGTGGTGAGCAACGCCGACCCCATGGGTGTGGGCCGACTCCAGGTCCAGGTCCCGGACGTGCTCGGTGACGTGACCTCGACCTGGGCCATGCCGTGCTTCCCGCTGGCCGGCCCCGGAATGGGGCAGTTCCATCTGCCGCCGGTGGACGCGGGTGTGTGGGTGGAGTTCGAGCAGGGCGACCCCAGCTATCCGATCTGGACGGGGTGTTGGTACGGGTCCATGAGCGAGGTGCCCGAGGACGCCGTCACCGCCACCAACAACCCGAACGTGGTGCTCCAGACCCCCGGGCAGCGCCAGATCGTCCTCTCCGACGAACCCGGCGGCAAGGGCATCACCCTCAAGCACCCCTCCGGCGCGTCGATCGTCATCGACGACACGGGAGTGCACATCAGCAACGGCCAGGGCGCGGTGATCTCCCTCGTGGGGCCGACCGTGACCATCAACAACGACGCGCTCAGCGTCACCTGA
- a CDS encoding LysM domain-containing protein: MASLENPLDAVALTQASTAYPRSSRYYGLGTAQFTEADGRQVTYLRRRLLPDPASMADLTTHTVGAGDRPDLLAARYLGNAEQWWRIADANPLLDPRELTGEPGRQIRITLPSGVPGGANG, from the coding sequence ATGGCGTCGCTGGAGAACCCGCTGGACGCGGTCGCGCTCACCCAGGCGAGCACCGCCTACCCGCGGTCGAGCCGCTACTACGGGCTGGGGACGGCCCAGTTCACGGAGGCGGACGGCCGCCAGGTCACCTACCTGCGCCGCCGCCTGCTCCCCGACCCGGCGAGCATGGCGGACCTGACCACCCACACGGTCGGCGCCGGCGACCGCCCCGACCTGCTCGCCGCCCGCTACCTGGGCAACGCCGAGCAGTGGTGGCGGATCGCGGATGCCAACCCGCTCCTGGATCCACGGGAGTTGACCGGTGAGCCCGGCCGGCAGATCCGCATCACCCTCCCCAGTGGCGTGCCCGGAGGGGCGAATGGCTGA
- a CDS encoding CIS tube protein, translating to MVGGYADIPKPIRSGLVIIDPQRGTPKQIIVLQFNPDSLQRSIAPQASGADNSSGSSGDRTEALRLKGPAVETWKLTAEIDATDQLDVAAPNGIHPQLAVLEMLVSPSSASLRQLEALAARGTLEVTPVEAPLTLFTWGNKRVVPVRLTEFSITEEAFDVDLNPIRAQVDITLRVLTVSDLPVTNRGYELYLAYLAQKERLAGPAATGRLSALGLSGSGLGGV from the coding sequence ATGGTTGGCGGCTACGCAGACATACCGAAGCCTATCCGTTCCGGGCTGGTGATCATCGACCCCCAACGCGGAACTCCCAAGCAAATCATCGTCCTCCAGTTCAACCCCGACAGTCTCCAGCGCAGTATCGCGCCGCAGGCATCCGGCGCCGACAACTCGTCGGGGTCGTCCGGGGACCGGACGGAGGCGTTGCGGCTCAAGGGGCCGGCGGTCGAGACGTGGAAGCTGACCGCGGAGATCGACGCGACCGACCAGTTGGATGTGGCGGCGCCGAACGGGATCCACCCACAGCTCGCCGTGCTGGAGATGCTGGTGAGCCCGTCCAGCGCCAGCCTGCGGCAGCTCGAGGCGCTGGCCGCCCGAGGCACGTTGGAGGTCACCCCTGTCGAGGCGCCGCTGACGCTGTTCACGTGGGGCAACAAGCGGGTGGTGCCCGTCAGGCTGACGGAGTTCTCGATCACCGAGGAGGCGTTCGACGTCGACCTCAACCCGATCAGAGCCCAAGTGGACATCACATTGCGAGTTCTGACGGTCAGTGACCTGCCGGTGACCAACCGGGGGTACGAGCTGTACCTCGCGTACCTGGCACAGAAGGAGCGGCTGGCAGGTCCCGCCGCGACGGGCCGGCTCAGCGCGCTGGGGCTCAGCGGCAGTGGACTGGGAGGGGTCTGA
- a CDS encoding eCIS core domain-containing protein: MSNSTHAPAQSRQSGSDRKEKARKAQRSARLPAPKEIISGAGHPLDPSVRRDLEARLGHDFSRVRVHTDEASAELAELVGADAVTVGQEIFFRKGAFKPGTEDGRRLLSHELLHTVQAPDQPGRLRSGRDFGGVSLPTDALEQQAEQGARGADVATPEVTRDSSATPGWLRYARLDADRFRSERLDPATLVDRLTAGILRSLRGDPTDSSGRVRRQLVRFAPELEQAVLARLELRLPSSDYQRVLALAEQTSHLPEGMDTPLTPVPVTDTVDRTEAEHDQDDVLERDHHETEQEYRDDSAEGRRRERQHPDGSSRERGEERDGQRPEHDPHEEKHPQRDHQEELKKRKPSGRHKRGKQHSRQQGGTSSSSGSGGASADASASSEYSSPEGTTAGQSASAQPGVATGDQAQAAQPGRDQAQSEVQQQADGKDAQDKNSKDQQAQQDQQDKKDQQAQQQKTEQSKDPKDKPAAAKAEGSPEHERKSASRQPVAGSKPRNPDHLPTPQPGPVRPEEVDRTAEERDGSLARHGVLEGDEKNGEHPEQEQPEGLEPGADSEVDGPHGAEQPGATGEAETALKPEDFVPSTDLDVSSVPTADQLRLPADGSAPAPAEVPSFPAPPPTKAEQVQAARESERADDEPAEPPAAMAPPAPGRRTPQSAPLPGPVAENEAGDRTERDLQTEKPVEQEVGPDPEHSQPADDASPAAKPEAEPQPESGPSVDGSSATRPQTEEGAAATSAQQESTAEHNERQAAEHAPAPVEPTSARASARPAAALHPHQPAGAPNGVGHVTGPTPGHAPAPAGPAAAGAGPVGAPGPSGAVAGPGAAPSAAAPARAAAKSPALGPADQQSDAPGTLGAQPDPGASLEPGGGACAGSPQPSTEADKPEGSGGGCGGGGGAAPEQKSPAPPNVSNQDPQAALGTAAGVPADQTVTVLDGADGAVDHSIGRQQARLKAAPPTAQRPSGAPQTLQGKPPEQAAAPQVSGQLERVAPPGQGQQQKADGNQVQGQNPAQQVQTPNVPDTDAGKADAHDVQNMQDAVNDVPSTDPGLNVTVGPAPQVQLTGDADPQLTDQQAGKYNDKTSEIQDTGRQDAAKPLGEDHIYPDVPQETLKGNVPGGVGGQGGGQGKSGEPLKPGEATVVQQQRGPQIKQAIGQGQGQVGSAQAKNMQQQADARKKNQSDIDKATADNAGKQTDKRGEVGVQAKQARDQWRSEQDKQVTDSDKQADQSHTENNQKILAKRDDSNKQVKDRQTSDNKKIQDNRQQAQHKAQEEKDKKKHQSSGWFGWITSKIKDAFNALLSAVTKIFDYFRKLVNDVIDGFKKFADSVIDTCRKLAVDLIKAVADTLIKICDVLLAAFPALRDKFRKAIEALRDGAIAAVNALADTLKAAVNTLLDALGAALNALLKLAEATLKAIINQVRAAVEAAINFVKAAIAALGQLAALIGDIAPDPGGWLHKMGAAATDGIQHHLWGAVKTAVKAWFDQKVESIVGLTSTLLNILVKGCISLKKIGQMAWKAVISALPMMLAQIIIEKVISMIVPAAGAILTIIQGLMAAWGTVSKIIAAFGKFFAFLKAVKAGPAACLFAEAVAAGVVALLEFVTQYLLSKLKSAGKAVGTKLKSLAQKIMKALAKAGKGAKKAVGTTVNRARTGLRNALSSVRERFPSRGRPAESPLGEHPHERPGEPHVTPHHPEAEHPQTHRPEETRPQTHSPEDHPTETKRPSEHEDPKSTKPHEQEPRPHEPEKPKEPSRPRRPVSRVGRVLNRAKGAVKGALSKARNAARALGRKLKNSKLGRAIRKGAHKIYNGFKRKRDQLRDWWNKRKEQRKQNRDERQKRENSPEAKEARLERALTQIRPKVSRLLDKGVRQPVMRATLLAMRVWYRLTSLGEAGRPRFSIRAVLNPEGEAGSGLEESLRTVLGPEIQGLLEQALGISGGVSSGWNSFRGDEPVGDFAEGLRQEKERIEASLGSELVLFHDGAQEELVARLRNYIRERYGVPGLTPGSPLVAGSHARPRTRRGRGPSVDEERYGYRNPGLNARGAREPTQRDMVRAAMNPDAQSGSADHIAQSWQRYLAERAKQGKAADPFADWLKRYVPNQGNANKGAVFENLFADAHGLKPEHGWVYGTREQYGARDLLEKATGVRLKPDIINFEKKVIYELKSGKLDLSELERLKQLQAQGWRIAYVLAAGPGSRAKGRKAIERAGISVLDWRARGTAYPGTLPLW; this comes from the coding sequence ATGAGCAACAGCACCCACGCACCCGCGCAGAGTCGGCAGTCCGGCAGCGACCGCAAGGAGAAGGCCCGCAAGGCGCAGCGCTCCGCCCGGCTGCCCGCGCCCAAGGAGATCATCAGCGGCGCCGGGCACCCCCTCGACCCCAGCGTCCGGCGGGACCTGGAGGCCCGACTGGGCCACGACTTCAGCCGGGTGCGGGTGCACACGGACGAGGCCTCGGCGGAGCTGGCCGAGCTGGTCGGCGCGGACGCGGTCACCGTCGGCCAGGAGATCTTCTTCCGCAAGGGAGCCTTCAAGCCCGGCACCGAGGACGGCCGGCGCCTGCTCTCGCACGAGCTGCTGCACACCGTCCAGGCGCCCGACCAGCCCGGGCGGCTGCGCTCGGGCCGCGACTTCGGCGGCGTCAGCCTGCCCACCGACGCCCTCGAGCAGCAGGCCGAGCAGGGCGCGCGCGGCGCGGACGTGGCAACGCCGGAGGTGACCCGTGACTCCTCCGCCACCCCCGGCTGGCTCCGCTACGCCCGCCTCGACGCCGACCGTTTCCGCAGCGAGCGCCTGGACCCGGCCACCCTGGTGGACCGGCTGACGGCCGGCATCCTGCGCTCCCTGCGCGGCGACCCGACCGACTCCTCCGGGCGCGTGCGCAGGCAACTGGTGCGTTTCGCACCGGAGCTGGAACAGGCGGTGCTCGCCAGACTCGAACTCCGGCTGCCGTCCTCCGACTACCAGCGCGTCCTCGCCCTCGCCGAGCAGACCTCGCACCTGCCCGAGGGCATGGACACCCCGCTCACGCCCGTTCCGGTCACGGACACGGTCGACCGGACCGAGGCCGAGCACGACCAGGACGACGTGCTGGAACGTGATCACCACGAGACCGAGCAGGAGTACCGCGACGACTCGGCCGAGGGCCGTCGACGCGAGCGCCAGCACCCGGACGGTTCCTCCCGGGAACGGGGGGAGGAGCGGGATGGGCAGCGGCCCGAGCACGACCCGCACGAGGAGAAGCACCCGCAGCGCGACCACCAGGAGGAGCTGAAGAAGCGCAAGCCCTCCGGGCGGCACAAACGCGGAAAGCAGCACTCCCGGCAACAGGGCGGGACTTCATCCTCGTCCGGCTCCGGTGGCGCCTCCGCCGACGCATCCGCGTCCTCGGAGTACTCCTCGCCCGAGGGTACGACCGCCGGCCAGTCCGCTTCCGCGCAGCCCGGCGTCGCCACCGGGGACCAGGCGCAGGCAGCCCAGCCGGGCCGGGACCAGGCCCAGAGCGAAGTCCAGCAGCAGGCCGACGGCAAGGACGCCCAGGACAAGAACAGCAAGGACCAGCAGGCCCAACAGGACCAGCAGGACAAGAAGGACCAACAGGCCCAGCAGCAGAAGACCGAACAGAGCAAGGACCCCAAGGACAAGCCTGCCGCCGCGAAGGCCGAGGGCTCGCCGGAGCACGAGCGGAAGTCCGCGAGCAGGCAGCCCGTCGCCGGCAGCAAGCCGCGCAATCCGGACCACCTGCCCACCCCGCAGCCCGGCCCCGTCCGCCCGGAGGAGGTCGACAGGACCGCCGAGGAGCGCGATGGCTCGCTCGCCCGCCACGGCGTACTCGAGGGCGACGAGAAGAACGGCGAACACCCCGAGCAGGAGCAGCCCGAGGGCCTGGAGCCGGGCGCCGACAGCGAGGTCGACGGTCCGCACGGAGCAGAGCAGCCCGGCGCCACCGGCGAGGCGGAGACCGCGCTCAAGCCGGAGGACTTCGTGCCCTCCACCGACCTCGACGTCTCCTCCGTTCCGACGGCCGATCAGCTGCGGCTGCCCGCCGACGGATCCGCCCCGGCCCCCGCCGAGGTCCCCAGCTTCCCGGCCCCGCCCCCGACCAAGGCGGAGCAGGTCCAGGCGGCGCGCGAGAGCGAGCGTGCGGACGACGAGCCCGCCGAGCCCCCCGCTGCGATGGCCCCTCCCGCTCCGGGGCGTCGCACTCCGCAGTCGGCCCCGCTACCGGGACCCGTCGCCGAGAACGAGGCCGGAGACCGCACCGAGCGTGACCTGCAGACCGAGAAGCCGGTCGAGCAGGAGGTCGGTCCGGACCCCGAGCACTCCCAGCCTGCCGACGACGCCTCCCCGGCCGCGAAGCCGGAGGCCGAGCCACAGCCCGAGTCGGGCCCATCGGTTGACGGCTCGTCGGCCACGCGCCCGCAGACCGAAGAGGGCGCCGCCGCCACCTCTGCCCAGCAGGAGAGCACCGCCGAGCACAACGAGCGTCAGGCAGCCGAGCACGCCCCGGCCCCGGTCGAGCCGACCTCCGCCCGCGCCTCCGCGCGGCCCGCCGCGGCACTGCACCCGCACCAGCCGGCGGGCGCCCCGAACGGGGTGGGCCACGTCACGGGGCCCACCCCGGGCCACGCACCTGCCCCGGCCGGCCCTGCTGCAGCTGGAGCCGGTCCGGTCGGCGCCCCCGGGCCCTCGGGTGCGGTCGCGGGACCGGGCGCCGCGCCCTCCGCCGCTGCTCCTGCCCGTGCCGCCGCGAAGTCCCCCGCCCTCGGTCCCGCCGACCAGCAGTCCGATGCCCCGGGCACCCTGGGCGCCCAGCCCGACCCCGGCGCCTCGCTCGAACCGGGCGGCGGCGCCTGCGCGGGCTCCCCGCAGCCCAGCACCGAGGCCGACAAGCCCGAAGGCAGCGGCGGCGGTTGTGGCGGCGGAGGCGGCGCCGCCCCGGAGCAGAAGAGCCCGGCCCCGCCCAACGTCTCCAACCAGGACCCGCAGGCCGCCCTGGGTACGGCCGCCGGCGTGCCGGCGGACCAGACGGTCACCGTCCTCGACGGTGCCGATGGCGCGGTGGACCACTCCATCGGCCGGCAGCAGGCCCGGCTCAAGGCCGCCCCGCCGACCGCGCAGCGCCCTTCCGGCGCGCCGCAGACCCTGCAGGGCAAGCCGCCCGAGCAGGCCGCGGCCCCGCAGGTGTCGGGCCAGCTGGAGCGGGTGGCCCCGCCCGGGCAGGGGCAGCAGCAGAAGGCCGACGGCAATCAGGTCCAGGGCCAGAACCCGGCTCAGCAGGTCCAGACCCCCAACGTCCCGGACACCGACGCGGGCAAGGCCGACGCCCACGACGTCCAGAACATGCAGGACGCGGTCAACGACGTCCCCTCCACCGACCCCGGGCTGAACGTCACCGTCGGCCCGGCCCCCCAGGTCCAGCTGACCGGCGACGCCGACCCGCAGCTGACGGACCAGCAGGCCGGCAAGTACAACGACAAGACGTCCGAGATCCAGGACACCGGCCGCCAGGACGCGGCCAAGCCGCTGGGCGAGGACCACATCTATCCGGACGTCCCCCAGGAGACGCTCAAGGGCAATGTGCCCGGTGGCGTGGGAGGCCAGGGCGGCGGTCAGGGCAAGAGCGGCGAGCCGCTGAAGCCCGGCGAGGCCACCGTCGTCCAGCAGCAGCGCGGCCCGCAGATCAAGCAGGCGATCGGACAGGGCCAGGGCCAGGTCGGCAGCGCCCAGGCCAAGAACATGCAGCAGCAGGCCGACGCCCGTAAGAAGAACCAGTCGGACATCGACAAGGCGACGGCGGACAACGCCGGCAAGCAGACCGACAAGCGCGGTGAGGTAGGAGTCCAGGCCAAGCAGGCGCGCGACCAGTGGCGCTCCGAGCAGGACAAACAGGTCACCGACTCCGACAAGCAGGCGGATCAGTCGCACACGGAGAACAACCAGAAGATCCTCGCCAAGCGCGACGACAGCAACAAGCAGGTCAAGGACCGGCAGACCAGCGACAACAAGAAGATCCAGGACAACCGTCAGCAGGCGCAGCACAAGGCCCAGGAGGAGAAGGACAAGAAGAAGCACCAGTCCTCGGGCTGGTTCGGCTGGATCACGTCCAAGATCAAGGACGCCTTCAACGCGCTGCTGTCCGCGGTGACCAAGATCTTCGACTACTTCCGCAAGCTGGTCAACGACGTCATCGACGGCTTCAAGAAGTTCGCGGACTCGGTCATCGACACCTGCCGCAAGCTTGCCGTGGACCTGATCAAGGCTGTCGCGGATACGCTGATCAAGATCTGCGACGTCCTGCTCGCCGCCTTTCCGGCGTTGCGCGACAAGTTCCGCAAGGCCATCGAGGCGTTGCGCGACGGAGCGATCGCGGCAGTCAACGCCCTGGCCGACACGCTCAAGGCGGCGGTCAACACGCTCCTCGACGCGCTGGGAGCCGCCCTCAACGCGCTGCTGAAGCTGGCCGAGGCCACCCTCAAGGCCATCATCAACCAGGTGCGCGCGGCGGTCGAAGCCGCGATCAACTTCGTCAAGGCGGCCATCGCCGCACTCGGTCAACTCGCGGCGCTGATCGGGGACATCGCCCCCGACCCCGGCGGCTGGCTGCACAAGATGGGCGCCGCGGCGACGGACGGCATCCAGCACCACCTCTGGGGCGCGGTCAAGACGGCGGTGAAGGCCTGGTTCGACCAGAAGGTCGAGTCCATCGTCGGCCTGACGTCCACCCTCCTGAACATCCTCGTCAAGGGCTGCATCTCCCTCAAGAAGATCGGCCAGATGGCCTGGAAGGCCGTCATCTCCGCCCTCCCGATGATGCTCGCGCAGATCATCATCGAGAAGGTCATCTCGATGATCGTGCCCGCGGCCGGTGCCATCCTGACGATCATTCAGGGCCTCATGGCCGCCTGGGGCACCGTCAGCAAGATCATCGCCGCTTTCGGCAAGTTCTTCGCGTTCCTGAAGGCGGTGAAGGCGGGTCCGGCGGCGTGCCTCTTCGCTGAGGCGGTCGCCGCGGGCGTGGTCGCCCTACTGGAGTTCGTCACCCAGTACCTCCTCTCCAAGCTCAAGTCCGCCGGAAAGGCAGTCGGCACCAAACTCAAGTCCCTCGCCCAGAAGATCATGAAGGCCCTGGCGAAGGCGGGCAAGGGCGCGAAGAAGGCCGTAGGCACCACCGTCAACCGTGCCCGCACGGGCCTGCGCAACGCTCTCTCCTCCGTCCGCGAACGCTTCCCGTCCCGCGGCAGGCCGGCCGAGTCCCCCTTAGGAGAGCATCCCCACGAGCGCCCGGGCGAGCCCCATGTGACGCCCCATCACCCCGAGGCGGAGCATCCGCAGACCCACCGCCCCGAGGAGACACGCCCTCAGACGCACAGCCCCGAGGACCACCCCACCGAGACCAAGCGCCCGAGCGAGCACGAGGACCCCAAGTCCACGAAGCCGCACGAGCAGGAGCCCAGGCCTCATGAGCCCGAGAAGCCGAAGGAGCCTTCGCGCCCGCGCCGCCCGGTCTCCCGCGTGGGCCGCGTCCTCAACCGGGCCAAGGGCGCCGTCAAGGGTGCCCTCAGCAAGGCCCGCAACGCGGCTCGCGCCCTCGGCCGCAAACTCAAGAACAGCAAGCTCGGACGCGCCATCCGTAAGGGCGCTCACAAGATCTACAACGGCTTCAAGCGCAAGCGCGATCAACTCCGCGACTGGTGGAACAAGCGCAAGGAGCAGCGCAAGCAGAATCGCGATGAGCGCCAGAAGCGGGAGAACTCTCCGGAGGCGAAGGAGGCGCGTCTGGAACGCGCCCTCACCCAAATCCGACCCAAGGTGAGCCGCCTGCTGGACAAGGGTGTTCGTCAGCCGGTCATGCGGGCGACCCTCCTGGCTATGCGGGTCTGGTACCGCCTCACCAGCCTTGGCGAGGCCGGCCGCCCACGCTTCTCGATCAGGGCGGTGCTCAATCCGGAGGGTGAGGCCGGCTCCGGCCTGGAGGAGAGCCTGCGGACCGTGTTGGGTCCGGAGATCCAAGGGCTTCTGGAGCAGGCGCTGGGCATCTCGGGTGGCGTGAGCAGTGGTTGGAACAGCTTCCGCGGCGATGAACCAGTCGGTGACTTCGCGGAGGGGCTGCGTCAGGAGAAGGAGCGCATCGAGGCATCCCTTGGTTCCGAGTTGGTTCTGTTCCACGATGGGGCGCAGGAAGAACTCGTCGCCAGACTGAGGAATTACATCCGGGAGCGCTACGGCGTCCCCGGTCTCACGCCGGGATCCCCGCTCGTTGCGGGCTCGCATGCGCGCCCTCGTACGCGTCGCGGCCGCGGTCCCTCTGTGGACGAGGAAAGGTACGGCTACCGGAACCCAGGACTGAACGCGCGCGGAGCGCGGGAGCCGACGCAGCGTGACATGGTGCGGGCCGCCATGAATCCGGATGCCCAGTCCGGCTCCGCGGACCACATCGCTCAGTCGTGGCAGCGGTACCTGGCTGAGAGGGCGAAGCAGGGGAAGGCGGCGGATCCCTTTGCCGATTGGCTGAAGCGATACGTACCGAATCAGGGGAACGCCAACAAGGGAGCAGTCTTTGAGAACCTGTTTGCCGATGCTCATGGCCTGAAACCCGAGCATGGTTGGGTGTACGGGACACGCGAGCAGTATGGGGCCCGGGATCTACTGGAAAAGGCTACCGGCGTGCGTCTCAAACCGGACATCATCAACTTCGAGAAGAAGGTTATCTACGAATTGAAGTCCGGCAAGCTCGATCTCAGCGAACTGGAGCGCCTCAAACAACTGCAGGCTCAGGGATGGCGTATTGCGTATGTGCTTGCAGCGGGTCCTGGTTCGCGAGCGAAGGGGAGGAAGGCGATCGAGCGGGCTGGGATCAGCGTGCTCGACTGGAGAGCACGGGGTACCGCTTATCCAGGGACGCTGCCGCTATGGTAG
- a CDS encoding AAA family ATPase — protein sequence MGGERAKVPGGGDLHHKTLAVAVEAVLARLDAHASGRDGDGTATATARSELPACPEPEPGSALGTLCSCFGLSPFERDILVLAAAAELDSTTASRCAAAGGDPARPYPTFSLALAALGDTHWSALAPVGPLRRWRLLELDDRDGTVALTAARLRIDERILHFLVGVDYLDVRLHGLLKRITPSAEALPAAHERTVDEVSVSWAAAELDALPHVELVGADRQTRWEIAAAAARESGLSLYAVSAEDLPTDPGERDRLARLWQREAVLLPAALLVESNDGASVSLGEAPSGLSARDTSAAVDALTGGLAVPLVLSADDPRPATARARAERVSVPALSAEEQLDVWTAALGGLPDVTESGLRGLVAQFSLPAHVIRSAATSVRRSSGSADGGSDPTQLAWRAGLVEARMALDELGRRVEPRAGWHDLVVAERQRAILREIVAHVRRRATVHQEWGFEGVLRRGLGVTALFAGGSGTGKTLAAEVMAGELGVDLFVIDLSQVVSKYIGETEKNLRRVFDAAERGGALLLFDEADSLFGKRSEVKDSHDRYANLEVSYLLMRMEAYRGLAVLTTNMKKALDNAFMRRIRFVVDFPFPSVPERAEIWRRVIPERTPTEGLDPDRLAQLTVAGGSIRNIALAGAFLAAEAGSPVRMEHMLAAARTEYLKLERSLTPSEVDGWV from the coding sequence ATGGGAGGGGAGAGAGCGAAGGTGCCGGGCGGCGGCGATCTGCACCACAAGACGCTGGCGGTGGCGGTGGAGGCGGTGCTGGCCCGGCTGGACGCACATGCGTCCGGGCGTGACGGCGACGGCACGGCCACCGCCACCGCCCGGTCCGAGCTGCCCGCCTGCCCCGAGCCGGAGCCCGGCAGCGCCCTGGGCACCCTGTGCTCCTGCTTCGGCCTGAGCCCCTTCGAGCGCGACATCCTCGTCCTTGCCGCCGCCGCCGAGCTGGACTCCACCACCGCGAGCCGCTGCGCCGCGGCCGGCGGTGACCCGGCGCGGCCGTACCCGACCTTCTCGCTCGCCCTGGCTGCCCTGGGCGACACGCACTGGAGCGCACTCGCCCCGGTCGGACCGCTGCGCCGCTGGCGGCTGCTCGAACTCGACGACCGGGACGGCACGGTGGCCCTCACCGCCGCACGTCTGCGGATCGACGAGCGGATCCTGCACTTCCTGGTCGGTGTCGACTATCTGGACGTCCGCCTGCACGGCCTGCTCAAGCGGATCACCCCGTCGGCGGAGGCCCTGCCGGCCGCGCACGAGCGCACCGTGGATGAGGTGTCCGTGAGTTGGGCCGCGGCCGAGCTGGACGCGCTGCCCCATGTCGAGCTGGTCGGGGCCGACCGGCAGACACGCTGGGAGATCGCCGCCGCGGCGGCCCGCGAGTCCGGGCTCAGCCTGTACGCGGTCTCCGCCGAGGACCTGCCGACCGATCCCGGCGAGCGCGACCGACTCGCCCGGCTGTGGCAGCGGGAGGCGGTGCTGCTGCCCGCGGCCCTGCTGGTGGAGTCGAATGACGGTGCGTCGGTCTCGCTGGGCGAGGCGCCGTCCGGTCTGTCCGCCCGGGACACCTCGGCCGCTGTCGACGCCCTGACCGGCGGGCTCGCCGTACCGCTGGTGCTCTCCGCCGACGATCCGCGTCCCGCGACCGCTCGCGCCCGCGCCGAGCGGGTGAGCGTTCCGGCGCTGTCCGCCGAGGAACAACTGGACGTCTGGACCGCCGCGTTGGGCGGCCTTCCCGATGTCACCGAGAGCGGGCTTCGCGGGCTGGTCGCCCAGTTCTCGCTGCCGGCACACGTCATCCGCTCGGCGGCGACGTCGGTCCGGCGTTCCTCGGGCTCCGCAGACGGGGGCAGCGATCCGACCCAACTGGCCTGGCGCGCCGGTCTGGTGGAGGCCCGTATGGCCCTCGACGAACTCGGCCGCCGGGTGGAGCCGCGCGCAGGCTGGCACGACCTGGTCGTCGCCGAACGCCAGCGTGCGATCCTCCGCGAGATCGTCGCGCATGTGCGCCGTCGGGCCACGGTCCACCAGGAGTGGGGATTCGAGGGCGTGCTGCGCCGAGGGCTCGGCGTCACCGCGCTCTTCGCGGGCGGATCCGGCACCGGGAAGACGCTGGCCGCCGAGGTCATGGCGGGGGAGCTGGGCGTCGACCTCTTCGTCATCGACCTCTCGCAGGTGGTCAGCAAGTACATCGGTGAGACGGAGAAGAACCTCCGGCGGGTCTTCGACGCGGCCGAGCGCGGCGGTGCCCTGCTGCTCTTCGACGAGGCCGACTCCCTCTTCGGCAAGCGCAGCGAGGTCAAGGACAGCCACGACCGGTACGCCAACCTGGAGGTCAGCTACCTCCTGATGCGCATGGAGGCCTACCGCGGACTGGCCGTCCTGACCACCAACATGAAGAAGGCCCTGGACAACGCCTTCATGCGGCGGATCCGCTTCGTCGTCGACTTCCCCTTCCCGTCCGTGCCGGAGCGCGCCGAGATCTGGCGCCGCGTCATCCCGGAGCGGACGCCGACGGAGGGACTCGACCCCGATCGACTCGCCCAACTCACCGTCGCGGGCGGCTCGATCCGCAACATCGCGCTGGCGGGTGCCTTCCTCGCCGCCGAGGCGGGCAGCCCGGTGCGCATGGAGCACATGCTCGCCGCGGCGCGCACCGAGTACCTCAAGCTCGAACGCTCCCTGACGCCTTCGGAGGTGGACGGGTGGGTGTGA
- a CDS encoding DUF4255 domain-containing protein: MSNTLAVATVTEALRQQIAQSLAPDIPFAVDVAARKPPTDPPAEPTITIFLYQVTPNASLRSTDAPTRAADGTVLTRPSAALDLHYLISFYGEEAELIPQRLLGCVVRTLHESPVLSKAMIEAAAEQPYLQGTDLAAAPQRVRFTPTALDIDDTSKLWGMLYQNNTPYALSLIYQGIAVLIDGRSTPVEPKPVKTRTVHAVPDAG, translated from the coding sequence ATGAGCAACACGCTCGCCGTCGCCACGGTCACCGAGGCCCTGCGCCAGCAGATCGCGCAGTCGCTGGCACCCGACATCCCGTTTGCCGTCGACGTCGCCGCGCGCAAGCCGCCCACGGACCCGCCGGCCGAGCCGACCATCACCATCTTCCTGTACCAGGTGACGCCCAACGCCTCGCTGCGCAGCACGGACGCGCCCACCCGCGCGGCCGACGGCACCGTGCTCACCCGGCCCTCGGCCGCCCTCGACCTGCACTACCTGATCAGTTTCTACGGCGAGGAGGCAGAGCTGATCCCGCAGCGACTGCTGGGCTGCGTAGTGCGTACCCTGCACGAGAGCCCGGTGCTGTCCAAGGCGATGATCGAGGCCGCCGCCGAGCAGCCCTACCTGCAGGGCACCGACCTGGCCGCCGCCCCGCAGCGGGTGCGCTTCACACCCACCGCGCTGGACATCGACGACACCTCCAAGCTCTGGGGGATGCTCTACCAGAACAACACCCCCTACGCCCTCTCCCTCATCTACCAGGGCATCGCCGTGCTGATCGACGGCCGTTCGACGCCGGTCGAGCCCAAGCCCGTGAAGACCCGCACCGTGCACGCGGTGCCGGATGCCGGCTGA